A single Rhodothermales bacterium DNA region contains:
- a CDS encoding DUF3467 domain-containing protein, producing MENDQAQNQQQINIELNEETAEGVYSNLVMIAHSSEEFVMDFIRVMPGVPKARVKSRIIVTPAHAKRLLRALAENIERYERAHGDIAEAGFPGPAVQFAGPSGEA from the coding sequence ATGGAAAACGATCAGGCTCAGAATCAGCAGCAGATCAACATCGAACTCAATGAGGAGACGGCCGAAGGCGTCTACTCCAACCTGGTGATGATTGCGCACTCGTCGGAGGAGTTCGTCATGGACTTCATCCGCGTGATGCCGGGCGTGCCCAAGGCGCGGGTCAAAAGCCGCATCATTGTGACCCCCGCCCACGCCAAGCGGCTGCTCCGGGCTCTGGCGGAGAACATCGAGCGCTATGAACGCGCCCACGGCGACATAGCGGAGGCCGGTTTTCCCGGGCCGGCGGTGCAGTTTGCCGGGCCTTCGGGCGAGGCGTAG